The genomic window TCAGAGTTTCCTACGACTTTTGCCGATGGCAACATCGAGAGGCCGTACGAGGACATGCATCTGATGAGCCTTTGTAAGCATCATATAATAGCCAACAGTTCTTTTTCATGGTGGGGGGCGTGGCTTGGCGCAAATCCTCTTAAGCGTGTTTTTGCGCCGCCAAACTGGTTTGCTTCGTTCGATAAGGATACCAGGGACCTTATACCCGAGAGGTGGGTGCGTGTATGACAAGGCAAGCGCTAGAACAAAAAGATTTCCAGTTCAAGAAAAAGACGCCGCTCGTTTCAGTCGTCATTCCCGTTTATAACCACGAGGCTTACGTTGCCGCCGCGATAGACAGCGTGCTCACGCAGGACTACCCGGCGGTTGAGCTTATGGTCATAAACGACGGCTCGACGGATTCAACTGACAAGGTGGTAATGGAGAAGCTAAAGGCCTCGGGCGGCGCCTTTACGTACGTATCCAAGCAAAACGAGGGAGTTGCAAAGACGCTAAGTGTGGGGCTCGATGCCGCAGATGGAAAATATTTCATCGAGCTTTGCTCCGACGACATCATGACAGAGGGAAGCATCCGTAAGAGGGTCGAGTACATGGAGGCCCATCAGGAATACGACTGCGTATTTGCCAATGCGCGCATAATGGACGCCTCGGGTGCGCCAGGAGAGGTGATAATCAAGGACGGGGTCGGCAAGCCATCGCATGTAACGGCGCTGCATACCTTCGAACAGTTTGTCAAGAGCAGGACTCTTATGATAATGCACACGGGAATATTCAAGACCGAGAGGCTGCGTGCCCTTGGCGGCATTGACACGAACTTTTACAGCGAGGACGTGTACACGCGCTACCTTTTTGCGAGAAGGGCAAATGTCGGATACTTAAACGAGCCGGTGCTTTACTACAGGATGCACGATACCAATATCTCGCGCGGCAAGCCCTTCTGGATGCGCAGAGAAAAGGTCATGGCATTTGAAAAACTTCTAAGGGACGAGGATAGCGAGGAAATGCGCCCGGTCATAGAGGAGCAGCTTTTTCTCGAGTATATAAAGTATCTAAAGGCGGGGCTAAGGCACAGGATAAAAAAAGAGGACATGATAAGTGTGGCCCAAAGATCGCTTGCCATGAGGCCGTTTTCCGTAAAGGCGCTTTACTACAGGGTGCGCGCCATTTTCATGAGGTAGTCTCGTTGTCTGCCAAGGGGTGATAAATGGGGTTGTTGAAGACGATACAGGAGATGCCGGCAGGAAGGAAGTTTCTGGCGATATTCATGTTCGCCGTTCTATTTCGCCTGTGCATGGCGCTCATAGCCGTTACCGTTGCTTCCGATAGCGTAATATATCTTTATCTGGCCGGTAATTTTTCGTCAATGGGTTTTGGAGGGCTTGTCGATTGGCTTGTTCCTCCAGGGTATCCGTTTACTGTCGCTATCGCGCTTAATGTCGTAGACGATCCTGAGTTCGCAGGCAGGCTTGTGGCGATGTTCTTTAGTTCCCTTACGGTGCCGCTTGTCTATTATCTTTGCAGGCGCCTGTACGATGAGAAAATCGCGCTTACCGCGGCCTTCTTCGTTGCCGTGCACTATTTCGTCGTGCGCTACAGCGGCGAGGTGCTGACCGAAGGGCTCTACGGTTTTCTTCTTGCGGCCTTTCTTATATTCGCCATAAAGGGCGTTAGGGATAGAAGTTTCCTTTACATGGCGCTCGCAGGGCTTTTTTCCTCGTTTGCGTACCTTACGAGGCCCGAGGGCGCGGGGCTCCTCGGACTGCTGTCCGTATGGCTTTTTGTTGATAATATCCGCGCTCTCGGTAAAGACTGGTTCGTACGCGTAAAACTTCTTTGTGTTGCATGGGCGGTGTTCCTGGTTGCCGCTGCGCCTTATATTTATCATATGTATGATCATTTCGGAGAGGCGAGGATATCGGGAAAACTTACCACATCTAATATAGTGGACGCAACGAGCGGGATAGTCAAGAACGAGGAAAACATTTCAAAGCTTGCCAGGAATTTCATGAGAACGCACACGTGGCCGTTCTTTGTCCTGTTCGCGGCAGGACTTTACGCGAGGTTTCGGCGCGAAAGAAGGAGCGAGGATATATTTCTATTTGTTATTTGGGGCGCTTATACCGTCCTTTATACCGTCATACGTCCGGATTCAAGATATTTTGTCGAGCACATGGCGGTGTTTTTGATATTTTCATCAGCAGGGTTTATTTATTTCGTAGACTCCCTTGCAGCGCGCTCCGGGTGGAATAAGCGTGCGCTTATCGTTGCTGTCGCGGTTCTTGTGGCGCTTACGGCCATGCAGCTAAGAAAGACCTATCCGGTAAGGGCGCACCAGATAGGCGAGATAACAGCCGGAAAATGGTTCAAGGAAAACGTCGGGCCCGGGCAAAGCGTAAGTGTCGAGCCTAGCTACCACGACCATAATAACGTGTTCGTATATTTTGCAGGCGCAAAGTACGTGCCGAGGACGGAGAAGACTGTCGACGAGCTCGTGCGGTCGGCAAAGGAAAAGGGCGTTATTTACGTTGCCGGGTATGTAAAGGACTTTTCCGCTACCTTTGCAGGTTTCGATGCGCAGAAAAAGAATTACCTTGAAGAGGTCAAATATTTCAGCGGCGAAAGCAGCAAGGCCGATTATGTCATATACAGGATAAAATAGCGCGCTGCGTTTATTTATGGGCGGATTGAAGATAAAAATATCAAAGGCAGCGGAAACGCTCGGCATAGAGGAGATGCTTGCTTTGCCGGATGTATTTTCCGGCGCCGGCGCGCGTATTATAAAGAGCAGTGCCTCGTCCGCCATAGGAGTAAGGAAGCTCGGGGATGTCGAGCTTCTTGTAAAAAGGTTTAACTACAAGGGCGCGCTGCATTCGCTTGCGAGAAGGATTGCCGGGTCAAGGGCAAAAAGCCTTTTTAAAAGGAGCGAGGCGCTTTTCGAAAAGGGCCTTCCCGTGCCAGAGCCTCTTGCGTATGCCGAGGGTAGTAGGGTCTCGTACTTTGTTTCGCGCTACGTAAGTGCAGTAAACGATCTCGGCAACCTTTCCAAAGAGCGCGGCCTAAAGACATTTCCCGCTCTTGCGGCATCGCTTGCAAAGGCCGTTGTTGCTTTTCACGTCGCAGGCGCTGTGCATGGGGATCTTAAATGGACGAACATACTTATGCTCGAAGGCAGCGGCAAAAAGGGTTTTGAGTTCTGTTTCGTCGACATTGATCAGACGCGCCTTTGCCGGTCATTTGATAGAAAGGGCGCGGCAGCAGACCTTACTGCATTCGTTGGTTACGGCATGCGCATGAACGAGAGGGAATGGGTTGAGGGTGAATTCCTTCCTGCTTACGAAAGAGAGCTTTCTTCAAAGGCAGGGCAAGGCGTTGACATGGGCCTTGTAGTGAAAACTGCATCCGCGCGGTATGCCGCGTGGAAGAAGCGCCAAAAGACCGCAAGGCACGGTGGCTGATGGAATTCAATGAAAGAGACGGGCTTACAGTTAACGCCGCTTATGAGAACGCGCTGAAAGAAGGCGGCCTCCTGGGCTTCGATGCCGTTATGAACTTCGAGGGTGGGCGCGTTATAAAGCGCAAGGCAACTCGCTCGATTATAAGGTTTGAATTGCCGGATGGGCAGACGTTGAAGGCGTTTTTCCTTAAGCGCCATAAGTGGACTCACGGCGAGGCCCTTAAGCGGCTCATCAATTTGCCGCATCCGGAGGACGGACGTAACGAATGGGACATGACCGTGCTTCTCTCGAAGGAAGGCTTTCTTACGCCAGTGCCCGTTGCCTACGGCGAGAGAAAGAAGGGCGGCATGGTGGTCGAGTCGTTCTATATTTCCGAGGAGATTCGCGGCGCAATAAGGCTTTCCGATTATATGCCGCTTCTTAAAACAAAAGGCGCTGACGGCGTTGGAGAGAAGCGGCGCATACTGGGAGAAGTGGGTAGGTTGGCAAGAAGATTCCACGATATGGGTTTTAACCACCAGGATTTTTATCTGTTGCATATATTCTATAGGCCGTCGTCAGGCGAGCTTATACTCGTTGATTTGCAGCGCGTGAACAGGAGAAGCTCTCCTGCAAGAAGCAGGGTTATAAAAGACCTCGGTCAATTCGTCTTCTCGGCCCAGAGGACAGTAAACGTCACAAAGGCCGATATCGTACGCTTCGGGCACGCGTACGCAGGGAAAAATAAGTTTGATATGACCGATAGAAAGATGATAAAAAGTATAATGGCAAAGGCCCATCGCATAGCAGCGCATAACGAGAAGGGCGTGAAAGGAAAGGCAAGATAGTGGCTATTGGCTCATTAAATGACAAGGCGCGCTGTTTTCTTGTAACCGGGGGCGGCGGCTTTATAGGCTCGAATCTTTCCCTGGCGCTTCTCAAGGACGGTCATAGCGTTACTGTAATGGATAACCTCTTGACCGGTGCGCGTAAAAATATCGTTGATATCGAGGATGCTTCAAAGGGAAGCGGGCGGTTTAAGTTTATCGAGGCCGATATACGGGACGTAGAGGCCTGTAAGCGGGCGGTGGAAGGTGTCGACATCGTTCTTCATAACGCAGCGCTTGGCTCTGTGCCGCGCTCCATACAGGACCCGTTCACGTCAACGGCAATTAACGTAGTAGGCACGCTAAATGTGCTTATCGCGGCAAAGGATGCAGGGATAAAACGTTTCGTATACGCGTCGAGTTCTTCTGTTTACGGGGATTCGGCAACGCTTCCGAAGAAGGAAGGCGATGAGGGCTCTCCGCTCTCTCCGTATGCCATAACAAAGGTCTCGAACGAGCTCTACGCAAAGGCATTCGAGAGAAACTACGGCATGGAGACAATAGGGCTTCGTTACTTTAACGTGTTCGGGCCAAGACAGGACGCGCTTTCTCCTTATGCGGCGGTAATCCCGATATTCGTTAGAAAGCTCCTCGCAAACGAGGCGCCGACCATAAATGGCGACGGCGAGACATCAAGGGATTTTACCTATATAGACAACGTCGTTGACGCGAACATAAAGGCAGCGTTTGCGCCGAAGGAAGCTGCAGGAAGGGCGTATAACATAGCGCTGGCAGGCAGGGTCACGTTAAACGAGCTTTATAATGCGATTGCAAAGCTTCTTGGCAAGGAGGGCATAAGGCCTGTTTACGGGCCGCAGAGGGCTGGCGATATACGCCATTCCTTTGCCGATATATCTCTTGCAAGGAAGTATCTTGGCTACGACCCGAAGGTGGGCTTCGAAGAAGGGCTTGGCAGATGTATCGGATGGTATAAGGATAACCTTTAACCCGGACGGACAAAACGAATGAAAAGGATACTCAACTTAAAGAAGGCTCTGGCAATAATTAATTCCATGAAAAAGGCGCGTGTGCTTGTGGCAGGCGACCTGATAGTGGACCACTTTATCTGGGGAAGCGTTACGCGTATCTCCCCGGAGGCCCCGGTGCCGGTCGTGAACGTTACAAACGAGACGGTGGTGCTTGGCGGCGCTGCAAACGTCGCCTGCAACATCGCTTCTCTTGGCGGACACGCCGCTCTCTCGGGTGTAATCGGGCGAGACAGGGACGGCGATGCGCTAAAGAAAATGCTCAAGGAGCGCGGCATCACGGGCTCGGGCGTGTTCACTGACCGTCACCGTCCGACCACCATAAAGACGCGCATCGTTGCGCAGCATCAGCAGGTTGTGCGGTTCGATAGAGAGAACTCTGAGCCGTATTCCCCGAAGATGCGCTCGAAAATCCTTTCAAGTGTGGCGCGTCTTGTCTCTGTTGCAGATGTCGTTGTCGTATCGGATTACGCCAAGGGGTACGTCAGCCGCGAGCTTGTCGAGAGGCTAAAGGACGCGTGCGCCAAGCGGGGCGTAAAGCTTGCAGTTGACCCGAAGGTCGAGCATATGGACTATTACTGGGGCGTATCTGTGATTACGCCAAATAACAACGAGGCGTCCGCTGCCTCGGGCATAAAGATAAAGGACGGAGAGAGTTTAAGGGAGGCCGCGCACGCCCTGCTCGACCGCTTGAGCGCGGAGGCCGTTCTCATAACAAGGGGAGAGCACGGCATGAGCCTTTTCTTCGACGGCTCTGAGACCCACATCCCGACTGTTGCAAGAGAGGTTTATGACGTAAGCGGCGCGGGAGATACCGCGATGGCGGTGCTCGCACTTTCGCTTGCTTCCGGCGCGACTTACGAGGAAGCGGCAGTGTTAAGTAACATCGCTGCAGGGCTTGTTGTTGAGAAGCTTGGCACGGCTACTCTTACCCCTGATGAGCTAAAGGCTGCCGTGAGAGCAAAGCTCGCGGACTAAAGTCTGGAGGCCTATGCGGCGCGCGAACCTTCCGGAGCCGGTAAAGCTTTTCTCGAGTGTTATTGCAACCGACGTTTCGTCCTTTACCGATGTGCGCGTACGGCTGAAGGCTGTGTTTGGCGCCGAGGACTATGTATCGGATGTGGCACGGTTTGCGCACACGGATTACTATAAAGAAGAAATGGGGCCGGCTCTTTCGCGTATCTTCGTTTCGTACGCAAAGCTCGTTGCGCCCGAAGAGATAGCAGCGGCAAAGCTCTTTACGAACGAAGTCGAAGAGGCCTTTCTTGGCCCAAACGGGAAGAGGCGGGTAAACATCGACCCCGGGTACGTGACGCTCCATAACGTGGTGCTTGCGAGCACGAAGAATTTTTCGCACCGCGTGCACATAAGGGGCGGGGTGTACGCAGAGCCCACACTCCTTTATTCGAAGAAAGAGGGCGGCTTTAGACCTCTTGAATGGACTTACCCGGATTACTCGGCAAAAGAGGCTAGAGAGATGTTTTCCATGCTAAGAAGGATGTACCAAAAGGAGATACGCGCGTGAAGACGAATGTAAAGAGCATGACAGGGTACGCAAGGGTTACCTTTGATGCGCCTACCGGAAGCGGCGTTGAGACCTTTTATATCGAGGTCAAAACGCTAAATAACCGCCACCTTGACGTCGGCGTAAAGATGCCAGAGAGGTTCTTTCGCCACGAGTTTGCGCTTAGGGACGCGGTGAAGAAGAAGTTCTCGCGCGGCTCTTTCAGTATCTACATCGGAAGCGGCTCTAAAGATGCCCCTCCGGTGAGCGTTAATATGGACGTTGCCCGTGCCTACAAGAAGGCTGCCGAGGATATCGGCAAGGCGCTTGGCGTTGACGGCTCCATAGACGCGAGATTCCTTCTTAAGCTTAAGGACGTATTCGGCGCTCCTGCTGCGGTTGACGCGGATTCGGATAAGGCCGTTTTGATGGACGCGGCTTCCAAGGCCTTTGACGAGCTCGATACCATGCGCGTAAGAGAGGGCGCTACGCTCGGCGCCGATATTTGCGACAGGCTTGCCTCC from Deltaproteobacteria bacterium includes these protein-coding regions:
- a CDS encoding glycosyltransferase family 2 protein; translation: MTRQALEQKDFQFKKKTPLVSVVIPVYNHEAYVAAAIDSVLTQDYPAVELMVINDGSTDSTDKVVMEKLKASGGAFTYVSKQNEGVAKTLSVGLDAADGKYFIELCSDDIMTEGSIRKRVEYMEAHQEYDCVFANARIMDASGAPGEVIIKDGVGKPSHVTALHTFEQFVKSRTLMIMHTGIFKTERLRALGGIDTNFYSEDVYTRYLFARRANVGYLNEPVLYYRMHDTNISRGKPFWMRREKVMAFEKLLRDEDSEEMRPVIEEQLFLEYIKYLKAGLRHRIKKEDMISVAQRSLAMRPFSVKALYYRVRAIFMR
- a CDS encoding glycosyltransferase family 39 protein, translating into MKTIQEMPAGRKFLAIFMFAVLFRLCMALIAVTVASDSVIYLYLAGNFSSMGFGGLVDWLVPPGYPFTVAIALNVVDDPEFAGRLVAMFFSSLTVPLVYYLCRRLYDEKIALTAAFFVAVHYFVVRYSGEVLTEGLYGFLLAAFLIFAIKGVRDRSFLYMALAGLFSSFAYLTRPEGAGLLGLLSVWLFVDNIRALGKDWFVRVKLLCVAWAVFLVAAAPYIYHMYDHFGEARISGKLTTSNIVDATSGIVKNEENISKLARNFMRTHTWPFFVLFAAGLYARFRRERRSEDIFLFVIWGAYTVLYTVIRPDSRYFVEHMAVFLIFSSAGFIYFVDSLAARSGWNKRALIVAVAVLVALTAMQLRKTYPVRAHQIGEITAGKWFKENVGPGQSVSVEPSYHDHNNVFVYFAGAKYVPRTEKTVDELVRSAKEKGVIYVAGYVKDFSATFAGFDAQKKNYLEEVKYFSGESSKADYVIYRIK
- a CDS encoding lipopolysaccharide kinase InaA family protein, which encodes MKIKISKAAETLGIEEMLALPDVFSGAGARIIKSSASSAIGVRKLGDVELLVKRFNYKGALHSLARRIAGSRAKSLFKRSEALFEKGLPVPEPLAYAEGSRVSYFVSRYVSAVNDLGNLSKERGLKTFPALAASLAKAVVAFHVAGAVHGDLKWTNILMLEGSGKKGFEFCFVDIDQTRLCRSFDRKGAAADLTAFVGYGMRMNEREWVEGEFLPAYERELSSKAGQGVDMGLVVKTASARYAAWKKRQKTARHGG
- a CDS encoding SDR family oxidoreductase; its protein translation is MAIGSLNDKARCFLVTGGGGFIGSNLSLALLKDGHSVTVMDNLLTGARKNIVDIEDASKGSGRFKFIEADIRDVEACKRAVEGVDIVLHNAALGSVPRSIQDPFTSTAINVVGTLNVLIAAKDAGIKRFVYASSSSVYGDSATLPKKEGDEGSPLSPYAITKVSNELYAKAFERNYGMETIGLRYFNVFGPRQDALSPYAAVIPIFVRKLLANEAPTINGDGETSRDFTYIDNVVDANIKAAFAPKEAAGRAYNIALAGRVTLNELYNAIAKLLGKEGIRPVYGPQRAGDIRHSFADISLARKYLGYDPKVGFEEGLGRCIGWYKDNL
- the rfaE1 gene encoding D-glycero-beta-D-manno-heptose-7-phosphate kinase, translated to MKRILNLKKALAIINSMKKARVLVAGDLIVDHFIWGSVTRISPEAPVPVVNVTNETVVLGGAANVACNIASLGGHAALSGVIGRDRDGDALKKMLKERGITGSGVFTDRHRPTTIKTRIVAQHQQVVRFDRENSEPYSPKMRSKILSSVARLVSVADVVVVSDYAKGYVSRELVERLKDACAKRGVKLAVDPKVEHMDYYWGVSVITPNNNEASAASGIKIKDGESLREAAHALLDRLSAEAVLITRGEHGMSLFFDGSETHIPTVAREVYDVSGAGDTAMAVLALSLASGATYEEAAVLSNIAAGLVVEKLGTATLTPDELKAAVRAKLAD
- a CDS encoding DUF4416 family protein, whose protein sequence is MRRANLPEPVKLFSSVIATDVSSFTDVRVRLKAVFGAEDYVSDVARFAHTDYYKEEMGPALSRIFVSYAKLVAPEEIAAAKLFTNEVEEAFLGPNGKRRVNIDPGYVTLHNVVLASTKNFSHRVHIRGGVYAEPTLLYSKKEGGFRPLEWTYPDYSAKEAREMFSMLRRMYQKEIRA
- a CDS encoding YicC family protein, with amino-acid sequence MKTNVKSMTGYARVTFDAPTGSGVETFYIEVKTLNNRHLDVGVKMPERFFRHEFALRDAVKKKFSRGSFSIYIGSGSKDAPPVSVNMDVARAYKKAAEDIGKALGVDGSIDARFLLKLKDVFGAPAAVDADSDKAVLMDAASKAFDELDTMRVREGATLGADICDRLASMEAHVAAVEKLMPASVEKYRERLKSEITSLLGKADEDRIMAEAAYFAERVNTAEEIVRLKSHIEQARSYLSMTEPVGRKLDFLCQEFLREANTIASKAQETGITMAVIEIKGDIEKVREQVQNIE